One window of Gloeothece citriformis PCC 7424 genomic DNA carries:
- the gatA gene encoding Asp-tRNA(Asn)/Glu-tRNA(Gln) amidotransferase subunit GatA, which yields MASIRELHQQLIKKERSAVEITTEALDRIEKLEPLLHSFLHITADQALESAKKVDAKIAAKEEIGLLEGIPVGIKDNMCTQGIPTTCGSKILENFVPPYESTVTQKLKDSGAITLGKTNLDEFAMGSSTESSGYQVTANPWDLSRVPGGSSGGSAAAVASEECVVALGSDTGGSIRQPASYCGVVGLKPTYGLVSRFGLVAYASSLDQIGPFARTVEDAAILLGAIAGYDPKDSTSLNVEIPDYTQFLKPKLSKLKIGIIKETFGEGLDPVVADTVNQGVEQLKKLGAKVKEISCPRFRYGLPAYYIIAPSEASANLARYDAVKYGIRKEADTLMSMYTTTRASGFGAEVKRRIMLGTYALSAGYYDAYYLKAQKVRTLIKQDFEQAFEEVDVLVCPTAPTTAFKAGEKTDDPLSMYLSDLMTIPVNLGGLPGMSIPCGFDRLGLPIGMQLISNVLREDLLFQVAYAYEQATDWHKRKPPLPQ from the coding sequence ATGGCATCGATCCGTGAACTGCATCAACAATTGATTAAAAAAGAGCGTTCTGCTGTTGAAATTACGACAGAAGCCTTAGACCGTATTGAGAAACTAGAACCCTTACTTCACAGTTTCTTGCATATTACAGCAGACCAAGCTTTAGAAAGTGCGAAAAAAGTCGATGCTAAAATTGCGGCTAAAGAAGAAATTGGGCTATTAGAAGGCATTCCCGTTGGTATTAAAGATAATATGTGTACTCAGGGAATTCCGACCACTTGTGGCTCAAAAATCCTAGAAAATTTTGTTCCTCCCTATGAATCTACTGTTACCCAAAAACTGAAGGATTCAGGAGCAATTACCCTGGGAAAAACTAATTTAGATGAGTTTGCCATGGGAAGTTCCACAGAATCCTCTGGATATCAAGTTACCGCTAATCCTTGGGATTTATCTCGCGTCCCCGGCGGGTCTTCCGGAGGGTCGGCGGCGGCGGTAGCATCGGAAGAATGTGTCGTTGCTTTAGGATCGGATACAGGAGGATCAATTCGTCAGCCGGCTTCTTATTGCGGAGTCGTTGGCTTAAAACCCACCTATGGCTTAGTCTCTCGCTTTGGCTTAGTCGCTTATGCTTCTTCTTTGGATCAAATCGGGCCTTTTGCCAGAACCGTAGAAGATGCAGCCATTTTATTAGGGGCGATCGCCGGTTATGATCCTAAAGATTCTACCTCTTTAAACGTTGAAATTCCTGACTATACTCAATTCCTCAAACCCAAATTATCTAAACTGAAAATTGGCATTATTAAAGAAACCTTTGGGGAAGGATTAGATCCGGTTGTTGCGGATACGGTTAATCAAGGGGTTGAACAATTGAAAAAATTAGGGGCTAAAGTTAAAGAAATTTCCTGCCCTCGTTTTCGCTACGGTTTACCCGCTTATTATATTATTGCTCCTTCGGAAGCGTCGGCAAATTTAGCCCGTTATGATGCGGTAAAATATGGCATTCGTAAAGAAGCGGATACCTTAATGTCTATGTATACCACCACCAGAGCGAGTGGTTTTGGAGCAGAAGTTAAACGGCGGATTATGTTAGGAACTTATGCTCTCTCAGCCGGATATTATGATGCTTATTATCTCAAAGCTCAAAAAGTGAGAACTTTAATTAAACAAGATTTTGAGCAAGCGTTTGAGGAGGTAGATGTGTTAGTTTGTCCTACTGCTCCGACGACTGCGTTTAAAGCCGGCGAAAAAACCGATGATCCCCTTAGTATGTATCTCTCCGATTTAATGACGATTCCGGTTAATTTAGGAGGGTTGCCGGGGATGAGTATTCCCTGTGGGTTTGACCGGTTAGGATTACCGATCGGAATGCAATTAATTAGTAATGTACTACGGGAAGATTTACTCTTTCAAGTGGCTTATGCTTATGAACAGGCCACTGATTGGCATAAACGCAAGCCTCCTTTACCACAGTAA
- a CDS encoding helix-turn-helix domain-containing protein has translation MNKLNPSQTEKLREIAAYLKQKRIEQSLSLEQIASRTFIRIHILEALETAQVDELPELIYVQGFIRRYGEVLHIDGNSLAKRLSQTDKTVAVETPPPPQPQPQVKAKPQPQPQPQVKAKSQPQPQPQPQPQPQVKAKPQPQPQPQPAIRATQSEAVSTGNIPRYWLLLAIIGCIGGSIALLYALSLSRTPDPVNQSALAPTSPPPTATKPPQPTPKVVNTSSEKTTIQPATLKPSPSPVASPVAKPSPSPVASPVAKPSPSPVASPVAKPSPSPVASPVAKPSPSPVASPVAKPSPSPVASPVAKPSPSPVASPVASPKPSPSVAESPLSVAVALDGTSWLKIQADGKTQYEGILEKGVQKTWTAQEKLIIIAGNAGAVSYAVNQNPAQRLGEPGEVKEIKLTPPTE, from the coding sequence ATGAATAAGCTGAATCCCTCACAAACCGAAAAACTTAGGGAAATCGCAGCCTATCTAAAACAAAAACGGATAGAACAATCTTTATCCCTAGAGCAGATCGCCTCTCGTACTTTTATCCGTATTCATATTTTAGAGGCTCTTGAGACGGCGCAAGTAGACGAACTGCCTGAACTAATCTATGTGCAAGGTTTTATTCGTCGTTATGGAGAAGTGTTACACATCGACGGTAATAGTCTTGCTAAACGCTTATCTCAAACTGACAAGACTGTAGCTGTTGAAACCCCTCCTCCTCCTCAACCTCAACCCCAAGTTAAAGCCAAACCTCAACCCCAACCTCAACCTCAAGTTAAAGCCAAATCTCAACCCCAACCCCAACCTCAACCTCAACCTCAACCTCAAGTTAAAGCCAAACCCCAACCCCAACCCCAACCCCAACCCGCAATTAGGGCTACTCAATCAGAAGCGGTTTCAACAGGAAATATACCTCGTTATTGGCTATTATTAGCGATTATAGGTTGTATAGGAGGCAGTATAGCCCTATTATATGCTTTATCTCTGTCCCGTACTCCCGACCCCGTTAATCAGTCAGCATTAGCCCCAACATCACCGCCACCCACAGCCACTAAACCCCCTCAACCTACCCCAAAGGTGGTTAATACTTCCTCCGAAAAAACGACTATTCAACCGGCTACGCTAAAACCGTCGCCTTCTCCTGTAGCTTCTCCAGTAGCGAAACCGTCTCCGTCTCCTGTGGCTTCTCCAGTAGCGAAACCGTCTCCGTCTCCTGTGGCTTCTCCAGTAGCGAAACCGTCTCCGTCTCCTGTGGCTTCTCCAGTAGCGAAACCGTCTCCGTCTCCTGTGGCTTCTCCAGTAGCGAAACCGTCTCCGTCTCCTGTAGCTTCTCCAGTAGCGAAACCGTCTCCGTCTCCTGTAGCTTCCCCGGTGGCATCGCCAAAACCGTCCCCGTCTGTAGCGGAGTCTCCCTTATCGGTTGCGGTAGCCTTAGATGGGACATCTTGGTTAAAAATCCAAGCAGACGGAAAAACCCAATATGAAGGCATTCTAGAAAAAGGAGTCCAAAAAACCTGGACGGCTCAGGAAAAATTAATCATCATTGCGGGAAATGCTGGTGCGGTTAGCTATGCGGTTAATCAAAACCCTGCTCAACGCTTGGGAGAACCGGGAGAAGTTAAAGAAATTAAACTCACTCCACCGACAGAATAA
- a CDS encoding ribonuclease HI family protein codes for MAKTGNNIPILYFDGGSRGNPGEAAGAAVIVMANGQHYAVSKYLKIATNNEAEYTGLIIGLKQAQELGIKELIVKGDSQLIINQITGKWKVNSPHLKEFYHEAKQLIKNFEQITLNWIRRNENQLADTEVNRCIDRGEKGQQQNQVNSQYKKVDLNLNPIDKLIKLGKRANKQDYTNLNLIEDEFSRLGLSDLKQQVSENIQQKITNQWEGTEQDLAKVYQWYLRGLPLEMALRKVRIDGETQGNQKAKNPEKNSLNKLTEKCPNTPPKLPYAKGDVIVIAPAENFQLKQQGVIIKEPQRLEDGTLIITINLE; via the coding sequence ATGGCTAAAACAGGAAATAATATTCCAATTCTCTATTTTGATGGAGGGTCGAGAGGAAATCCCGGAGAAGCGGCTGGTGCTGCTGTAATAGTGATGGCTAATGGACAACACTATGCCGTTAGTAAATATCTGAAAATTGCCACGAATAATGAAGCAGAATATACAGGATTAATTATAGGCTTAAAACAAGCGCAAGAGCTAGGAATTAAAGAGTTAATCGTCAAAGGAGATAGTCAATTAATTATTAATCAAATCACCGGAAAATGGAAAGTTAACAGCCCTCATCTCAAGGAATTTTATCACGAAGCCAAGCAATTAATCAAAAATTTTGAACAGATTACCCTTAATTGGATCAGACGGAATGAAAATCAATTAGCCGATACCGAAGTCAATCGATGTATTGATCGAGGAGAAAAAGGACAGCAACAGAATCAAGTTAATTCCCAATATAAAAAAGTCGATCTGAATTTAAACCCAATAGATAAATTAATTAAATTAGGAAAAAGAGCCAATAAACAAGATTATACCAATCTTAACCTAATAGAAGATGAGTTTAGCCGGTTAGGACTATCTGACCTAAAACAACAAGTTTCTGAAAACATTCAACAAAAAATTACCAACCAATGGGAGGGAACAGAGCAAGACTTAGCCAAAGTTTATCAATGGTATTTACGAGGTTTACCCCTAGAAATGGCTCTTCGTAAAGTAAGAATAGATGGAGAAACACAAGGAAACCAAAAAGCCAAAAACCCAGAGAAAAACTCCCTCAATAAATTAACCGAAAAATGCCCCAACACTCCCCCTAAATTGCCCTATGCTAAAGGAGATGTCATAGTCATTGCGCCGGCTGAAAACTTCCAACTCAAACAACAAGGAGTAATTATAAAAGAGCCTCAACGGTTAGAAGACGGAACATTAATTATTACAATTAATCTAGAGTAA
- a CDS encoding glutaredoxin family protein, which produces MDLIVYSKPGCHLCEGLIEKLQQIKTLNLEIRDITTQPDWFNAYQYEIPVLSQKTPEGEKQIPRPSPRLSVTQLEQFLQKHITA; this is translated from the coding sequence ATGGACTTAATAGTATATAGTAAACCCGGGTGTCATTTGTGTGAAGGACTCATAGAAAAATTACAACAAATCAAAACCCTAAACCTAGAAATAAGAGACATTACCACGCAACCAGACTGGTTTAACGCCTATCAGTATGAAATACCCGTCTTATCTCAAAAAACCCCAGAAGGAGAAAAACAAATTCCTCGTCCTTCCCCTCGCCTTTCTGTTACCCAACTAGAACAATTTTTACAGAAACACATAACCGCCTAA
- a CDS encoding UDP-N-acetylmuramoyl-L-alanyl-D-glutamate--2,6-diaminopimelate ligase produces MIKLRELLTKVPSLVIPEHPALDKEVKGISTNSHACQLGDVFIGMPGTRVDGGEFWTSAIEAGAIAAIITPQAGSKYPPTEDVCVIQAADMVSICAEISAAFYGYPAQQMKMIGVTGTNGKTTTTHLIEYFLTQSQFNTALLGTLYTRWQGYQQTALHTTPFATELQEQLAQAVKAGSEYAVMEVSSHALAQRRVAGCPFEVAVFTNLTQDHLDFHKDMEDYFNAKALLFSPDYLTGRAIINLDDPYGQRLINSLSGEKVWSYSVNNPDANFYTKDLTYEANGVSGILHTPIGEVNFYSPLVGQYNIANLLAAVGAVVHLGVDLKSIVESLPLFSAVPGRMERVKISDKQDISVIVDYAHTPDSLENLLKAARPFIEGKMICVFGCGGDRDRTKRPKMGKIAAELADLAVVTSDNPRTENPEQILEDILAGIPQSVKPVVISDRAEAIRTAIMDAKPGDGVLIAGKGHEDYQILGTEKIHFDDREQAREALTIRLS; encoded by the coding sequence ATGATAAAACTACGCGAATTACTCACAAAAGTTCCCTCCCTCGTCATCCCAGAACATCCTGCCTTAGACAAAGAAGTCAAAGGAATATCCACCAACTCCCACGCCTGTCAACTCGGAGACGTATTTATCGGAATGCCCGGAACCAGAGTAGATGGGGGAGAATTTTGGACAAGTGCCATCGAAGCCGGTGCGATCGCAGCAATTATAACCCCTCAAGCCGGCTCAAAATACCCCCCTACAGAAGATGTGTGTGTCATACAAGCCGCCGACATGGTGAGTATCTGTGCAGAAATATCCGCCGCCTTTTATGGATATCCGGCGCAACAGATGAAAATGATAGGAGTCACCGGAACCAACGGCAAAACCACAACAACCCATTTAATCGAATACTTCTTAACTCAATCTCAATTTAATACAGCATTATTAGGAACACTCTACACCCGTTGGCAAGGCTATCAACAAACCGCATTACATACCACCCCTTTTGCCACAGAATTACAAGAACAACTCGCACAAGCGGTTAAAGCCGGCAGTGAGTACGCCGTAATGGAAGTCTCTTCCCATGCCTTAGCGCAAAGACGAGTCGCCGGATGTCCCTTTGAAGTCGCAGTCTTTACCAACTTAACCCAAGATCATCTAGACTTTCATAAAGACATGGAAGACTATTTTAACGCAAAAGCCCTGTTATTTAGTCCAGACTATTTAACCGGTAGAGCTATTATTAACTTAGATGATCCCTATGGACAGCGTTTGATTAACTCCCTGAGTGGGGAAAAAGTTTGGAGTTATAGTGTTAATAATCCTGATGCTAATTTTTATACAAAGGACTTAACTTATGAAGCCAATGGAGTCAGTGGAATTTTACATACTCCTATAGGGGAAGTTAATTTTTATTCTCCCTTAGTCGGACAATATAACATTGCTAACCTATTAGCGGCGGTTGGGGCAGTGGTACATTTAGGAGTAGATTTAAAATCCATTGTAGAATCTTTACCCTTATTTTCGGCTGTCCCCGGCAGAATGGAAAGGGTAAAAATTAGTGATAAACAAGATATTAGCGTTATTGTTGATTATGCCCATACTCCTGATAGTTTGGAAAACTTATTAAAAGCCGCCCGGCCTTTTATTGAAGGTAAAATGATTTGTGTATTTGGCTGTGGAGGAGACAGAGATCGCACCAAACGCCCGAAAATGGGGAAAATAGCGGCTGAATTGGCAGACTTAGCGGTAGTAACTTCCGATAATCCTCGTACTGAAAACCCTGAGCAAATTTTAGAGGATATTTTAGCTGGAATACCCCAATCTGTTAAACCGGTGGTCATTAGCGATCGCGCGGAAGCGATCCGGACTGCTATTATGGATGCAAAGCCGGGAGATGGGGTATTAATTGCCGGAAAAGGTCACGAAGATTACCAAATTTTAGGCACAGAAAAAATCCATTTTGACGACAGAGAACAAGCAAGAGAAGCCTTAACCATCAGATTAAGTTAA
- a CDS encoding XisI protein, producing MVLEKYRQIVEKVLSDYAAVPYAHGDFKTERVFDRNHDHYLLVNVGWNNKRRVHGCIIHIDIIDGKLWIQRDGTEQGIALDLEEAGIPKEHIVLGFREPEIRQYTGYAIA from the coding sequence TTGGTATTAGAAAAATACCGTCAAATTGTAGAAAAAGTTTTATCAGATTATGCAGCCGTTCCCTATGCTCACGGAGACTTTAAAACCGAAAGAGTTTTTGATCGAAATCACGATCATTATTTATTAGTTAATGTGGGATGGAATAATAAGCGACGGGTTCATGGTTGTATCATTCATATTGATATTATTGACGGTAAATTGTGGATTCAACGAGATGGAACAGAACAAGGAATAGCCCTAGATTTAGAAGAAGCTGGAATCCCAAAAGAGCATATTGTTTTAGGATTTAGAGAGCCAGAAATACGGCAATATACAGGCTATGCGATCGCTTAA
- a CDS encoding MAE_28990/MAE_18760 family HEPN-like nuclease, translated as MFDELLKTMKENISTVRSLIQTNEKLRDILFGRESTSENNENEFLDLTSLKTTVPKIEDWRVYDHCSVVTRLYAIYENFVESLIKDWIIELPNLISSYLDLPEVIRGTHQIGVANLLLELKKKKNRYEHLSIDLVIRGLYFGHSSINNQYDLIPDAFLFHDQNLRKDALQKLFAEVGISEAWKWIEQHRSIKFFVEETLANENTAEGELKELIDYRNEAAHGAIIDNVLGYKKLLDLCDFIEALCQALTELVIYHILERQKSIRKVKDIGKITEWFKKPKAGVAKIINANLSVGDRVFLVDLNKSYCQVVKIESIRLNNISQEKISITLETEVGLKFDQDARNDVRLYIDVTST; from the coding sequence ATGTTTGATGAACTTCTCAAAACAATGAAAGAGAACATTTCTACAGTTCGTTCTTTGATCCAGACTAATGAAAAACTAAGAGATATTTTATTTGGAAGAGAGAGTACATCTGAAAACAATGAAAATGAGTTTTTAGATTTAACATCTCTTAAAACAACTGTTCCCAAAATTGAGGATTGGAGAGTTTACGATCATTGTTCTGTTGTAACGCGACTTTACGCAATCTATGAAAATTTTGTTGAAAGTTTGATTAAGGATTGGATAATCGAACTCCCTAATTTAATTTCTTCTTATTTAGATTTACCCGAAGTAATTAGAGGAACACATCAGATAGGTGTAGCTAATTTACTCCTTGAACTGAAAAAGAAAAAAAATAGATATGAACATCTCTCAATTGATCTGGTTATTCGCGGGTTATATTTCGGTCATAGTAGTATTAACAACCAATATGATCTAATTCCCGATGCTTTTCTTTTTCACGATCAGAACTTACGAAAAGATGCTTTACAGAAATTATTTGCTGAGGTTGGTATATCAGAAGCGTGGAAATGGATAGAACAACATAGAAGTATCAAGTTTTTTGTAGAAGAAACTTTAGCTAATGAAAATACTGCTGAAGGAGAACTAAAAGAATTGATTGATTATCGGAATGAAGCTGCTCACGGTGCTATTATTGATAATGTTCTGGGATATAAAAAATTATTAGATTTGTGTGATTTTATTGAGGCATTATGTCAAGCACTTACTGAGTTAGTCATTTATCATATTCTTGAAAGACAAAAATCAATAAGAAAAGTTAAAGATATTGGTAAAATAACCGAATGGTTTAAAAAGCCTAAAGCTGGAGTAGCTAAAATTATTAACGCTAATTTATCTGTTGGAGATAGAGTTTTTTTAGTCGATCTAAATAAATCATACTGTCAAGTAGTCAAAATTGAAAGTATTCGCTTGAATAATATTTCTCAAGAAAAAATATCTATTACTCTTGAAACGGAAGTAGGATTAAAGTTTGATCAAGATGCTAGAAATGATGTAAGGCTTTATATAGATGTTACATCAACTTGA
- a CDS encoding DUF262 domain-containing protein — MILAPSEQTMWDVTRSDKPPKMSDDDINAKYDKGEKRILTEMNREKLPSFAASLKNPNYMEMRPFYQRRSRWDKKSQSRLIESFLINIPVPPIILYEKTYNSYEVMDGQQRITTIQDFYEDKLKLTGLKIWPELEGRTYNQLPAKIKAGIDRRSISSIVLVTESTSDPEEALFLKQLAFERLNTGGVALSRQEIRHCLYYGEFDKLLLELSQSPIFAQAWGIPIDNIEKLNQNNLYKKMEDTELILRFFALRNIENFRGGMEKFLDLYMMKSRNFSDEDIQILRDIFLKTIEVAHQIYEDKLFKPFDPNSDSWKEKPYKAYYDALMVGFSNHLSDSEILIERKHQVIEATKELFRTKEAKLFTGQGRTKADLETRIDLFNQMLEQIIEK; from the coding sequence ATGATACTCGCGCCATCTGAACAAACGATGTGGGATGTTACTCGTTCAGACAAGCCACCAAAAATGTCTGATGATGATATTAATGCCAAATATGACAAAGGGGAAAAGAGAATATTAACTGAAATGAATCGGGAGAAGCTGCCTAGTTTTGCGGCTTCTTTAAAAAATCCAAATTATATGGAAATGCGTCCTTTTTATCAAAGAAGATCTCGTTGGGATAAAAAAAGCCAATCAAGACTGATCGAATCCTTTTTAATCAATATCCCTGTACCTCCTATAATTTTATATGAAAAAACTTATAATTCTTATGAAGTGATGGATGGTCAGCAAAGAATTACTACTATTCAAGATTTTTATGAAGACAAATTAAAACTGACAGGGCTTAAAATTTGGCCAGAGCTAGAAGGACGAACTTATAATCAACTTCCTGCCAAAATAAAAGCAGGTATTGACCGTCGTTCTATATCATCTATAGTTTTAGTTACAGAGTCAACATCAGATCCCGAAGAAGCACTTTTTTTAAAGCAACTCGCTTTTGAGCGTTTAAATACAGGAGGAGTTGCTTTAAGTCGCCAAGAAATAAGACATTGTTTATATTATGGAGAGTTTGACAAACTTTTACTTGAACTATCCCAGTCTCCAATTTTTGCACAAGCATGGGGAATTCCAATTGATAATATAGAAAAATTAAATCAAAATAATTTATATAAAAAAATGGAAGACACTGAGTTAATTTTACGTTTTTTTGCTTTACGTAATATTGAAAATTTTCGGGGAGGAATGGAAAAATTTTTAGATTTATACATGATGAAAAGCCGTAATTTTTCTGATGAAGATATCCAAATCCTTCGAGACATTTTCTTAAAAACTATTGAAGTAGCTCATCAAATTTATGAAGATAAGCTTTTCAAGCCTTTCGATCCTAATTCAGATAGCTGGAAGGAAAAACCTTACAAAGCTTATTATGATGCACTCATGGTTGGTTTTAGTAATCATTTATCTGATAGTGAAATCTTGATTGAGCGAAAACATCAAGTCATTGAAGCAACAAAAGAGCTTTTTAGAACTAAAGAAGCAAAACTATTTACCGGTCAAGGAAGAACTAAAGCTGATCTTGAAACAAGAATTGATTTGTTTAATCAAATGCTAGAACAGATCATTGAAAAATAA
- a CDS encoding DUF29 family protein: MGQELGDLRISILEGRYEDALAIVDELEGMSKQAIIRNIESFLVRLLVHLIKNQVEERLTNSWAVYIVDSVRQIKKLNLKYNKRSYYINIDQWSEFLEDAFQAAIRLASTEILGGNLKPKQILSRVSQEKLMQIAQDLLALTYSYDSKDLPGQVDQFLSSLPGGQEWFEEE, from the coding sequence ATGGGACAGGAATTAGGAGATTTAAGAATTAGTATTTTAGAAGGGCGTTATGAAGATGCTTTAGCTATTGTTGATGAACTTGAGGGAATGAGTAAACAAGCTATCATCAGAAATATTGAATCGTTCTTAGTTCGTTTACTTGTCCATCTTATCAAGAATCAGGTTGAGGAGCGTTTAACTAATTCTTGGGCGGTTTATATTGTTGATTCTGTCCGACAGATTAAAAAACTAAATTTGAAATATAATAAGCGATCTTATTATATCAATATTGATCAATGGTCAGAATTTTTAGAGGATGCTTTTCAGGCGGCGATTCGTTTAGCTAGCACTGAGATTTTAGGAGGAAATTTAAAGCCAAAACAAATTTTATCTAGAGTCTCTCAAGAGAAACTGATGCAAATCGCTCAAGATTTACTGGCTTTGACCTATAGTTATGACAGTAAAGATTTACCTGGGCAAGTTGATCAATTTTTAAGCAGTTTACCCGGGGGTCAGGAATGGTTTGAGGAAGAGTAG